A single window of Colletotrichum destructivum chromosome 9, complete sequence DNA harbors:
- a CDS encoding Putative serine/threonine-protein kinase, active, translating into MADLQGRKVFKVFNQDFIVDERYTVTKELGQGAYGIVCAAVNNQTQEGVAIKKVTNVFSKKILAKRALREIKLLQHFRGHRNITCLYDMDIPRPDNFNETYLYEELMECDLAAIIRSGQPLTDAHFQSFIYQILCGLKYIHSANVLHRDLKPGNLLVNADCELKICDFGLARGFSVDPEENAGYMTEYVATRWYRAPEIMLSFQSYTKAIDVWSVGCILAELLGGRPFFKGRDYVDQLNQILHILGTPNEETLSRIGSPRAQEYVRNLPFMPKKPFPSLFPQANPDALDLLDRMLAFDPSSRISVEQALEHPYLHIWHDASDEPDCPTTFNFDFEVVEDVGEMRKMILDEVYRFRQLVRTVPGATQAGGQAAGQQGGASQVPIPSGNPGWTSSDPRPQEYAGQGGGLEADLAGGLDHRR; encoded by the exons ATGGCCGATTTGCAGGGACGCAAGGTCTTCAAGGTCTTCAACCAGGacttcatcgtcgacgagagaTACACCGTCACCAAGGAGCTCGGCCAGGGAGCTTATGGCATTGTATG CGCCGCCGTGAACAACCAGACTCAGGAGGGCGTTGCCATCAAGAAGGTCACAAATGTTTTCAGCAAGAAGATCCTCGCCAAGCGCGCATTGCGCGAGATCAAGCTGCTCCAGCACTTCAGGGGACATCGCAAC ATTACCTGCCTGTATGATATGGACATTCCCCGACCCGATAACTTCAACGAGACCTACCTCTACGAAG AGCTGATGGAATGCGACCTGGCGGCCATCATCCGATCCGGCCAGCCCTTGACCGACGCCCACTTCCAGTCCTTCATCTACCAGATCCTCTGCGGTCTCAAGTACATCCACTCCGCCAACGTCCTGCACCGCGACCTGAAGCCCGGTAACTTGCTCGTCAATGCCGACTGCGAACTCAAGATTTGCGATTTTGGTCTGGCACGTGGTTTCTCCGTCGACCCCGAAGAGAATGCCGGTTACATGACGGAGTACGTCGCCACCAGATGGTACCGTGCCCCCGAGATCATGTTGAGCTTCCAAAGCTACACCAAAGCTA TTGACGTTTGGTCGGTTGGCTGCATTTTGGCCGAGCTACTCGGGGGTCGCCCTTTCTTCAAAGGCCGTGACTATGTCGACCAGCTGAACCAGATTCTGCACATTCTTGGAACCCCCAACGAGGAGACTCTCTCTCGCATCGGCTCGCCCCGTGCCCAGGAATACGTCCGCAACTTGCCTTTTATGCCCAAGAAGCCTTTCCCCAGCTTGTTCCCCCAGGCCAACCctgacgccctcgacctcctcgaccgcaTGCTGGCCTTCGACCCCTCGAGTCGTATCAGCGTCGAGCAGGCCCTCGAACACCCCTATCTTCACATCTGGCACGACGCGTCCGACGAGCCCGACTGCCCCACGACCTTCAACTTCGACTTTGAAgttgtcgaggacgtcggcgagatgCGCAAGATGATTTTGGACGAGGTCTACCGCTTCCGCCAGTTGGTCCGCACCGTCCCCGGAGCTACCCAGGCTGGCGGGCAGGCCGCTGGCCAGCAGGGCGGTGCTAGCCAGGTTCCTATCCCATCAGGAAACCCTGGGTGGACTTCCTCGGACCCCAGACCGCAGGAGTACGCTGGCCAGGGAGGTGGCTTGGAGGCCGACCTTGCCGGTGGCCTCGATCACAGGAGATAG
- a CDS encoding Putative phosphotyrosine protein phosphatase I — protein sequence MTEQPVSVLFVCLGNICRSTMAEGVFRNIAQKPPYKGLISKVDSCGTAAYHVGDPPDSRTMATLEDHGITDYYHAGRKVSPSDFNKFDYIFAMDRSNLRDLQNLQQRGNPDSKAKVMLFGEFSGGRRPEVVDDPYYGGDEGFSKAYEQCTRFSGNFLKHVFPNIDPKA from the exons atgACGGAACAACCGGTGTCAGTCCTCTTCGTCTGCCTCGGCAACATCTGCCGCtcgaccatggccgagggcgtgTTCCGCAACATTGCGCAGAAGCCGCCGTACAAGGGCCTCATCAGCAAGGTGGACTCCTGCGGTACAG CGGCCTACCACGTTGGCGATCCCCCAGACTCTCGCACGATGGCGACTCTCGAAGACCACGGTATCACGGACTATTACCATGCCGGTCGCAAG GTGTCGCCATCCGATTTTAATAAATTCGACTACATCTTCGCCATGGACCGATCGAACCTGCGCGACCTTCAGAACCTCCAGCAGCGCGGCAACCCGGACTCCAAGGCCAAGGTAATGCTGTTTGGCGAGTTCTCGGGAGGCCGGAGGCCAGAGGTCGTGGACGACCCGTActacggcggcgacgagggcttTTCCAAGGCCTACGAGCAATGCACGCGATTTTCCGGCAACTTTTTAAAGCATGTCTTCCCTAACATCGACCCCAAGGCGTAA
- a CDS encoding Putative extracellular membrane protein, CFEM, whose amino-acid sequence MKYTIVVSLLVASVAAQTIDQLVEEIPTCAVTCIRDGAQAVNCDVTDFTCSCSKVGELTSSVVPCLATSGCNSSDQASPPARNPDLRHGRRGRASLCRRHDRHRYHDLRPHRHGGRRRHLQHGT is encoded by the exons ATGAAGTacaccatcgtcgtctctctcctcgtcgccagcGTGGCCGCGCAGACGATCGACCAGCTTGTCGAAGAGATCCCTACCTGCGCTGTCACCTGTATCCGCGATGGAGCCCAGGCGGTCAACTGCGACGTCACAGATTTCACGTGCTCGTGCTCAAAGGTCGGGGAGCTGACTTCCTCCGTCGTCCCCTGCCTCGCCACGTCCGGTTGCAACTCCTCGGATCAAGCCA GTCCTCCAGCTCGCAACCCAGATCTGCGCCatggtcggcgagggcgggcaAGtctctgccgccgccacgaccgGCACCGCTACCACGACCTCCGCCCGCACCGCCAcgggggccgccgccgtcacctccAGCACGGCACCTAG
- a CDS encoding Putative HotDog domain superfamily protein yields the protein MASAVAKATRTEADFDRFPVRVVRFIRLATAGGLAYAAYRIHWRIVLASFFTGPGRISRILMLIFALLNLKNMPFVWTYRIWHAIIYHCFIRKSPRLGPRSLFRPMISQSHAPIMEIDYNIHKSNSTYFADLDVSRTHLCTYLLRPGFRQLTHNATTKLVIDPKSGKPARGPLGIMLGAVHCSFRREITAYSPYEMWSRILSWDRKWLYVVTHFVPRGTARPTEWLDPKFGTAHVRRRPSSASGDADSTAAWEKKIYATGVSKYVFKIGRLTVHPAVALEASELLPQRPGGWTGGDAGVGDEDVDLSDVADDGAWDWKMVEKRRREGMKYAAAFASMDDLHGWLDGADGGDGSALGKFGPG from the exons ATGGCGTCCGCAGTCGCAAAGGCCACCCGCACCGAGGCCGACTTCGATCGCTTCCCCGTCCGCGTCGTGCGCTTCATCCgcctcgccaccgccggcggcctcgcctACGCCGCCTACCGCATCCACTGGCGCATTGTCCTTGCGAGCTTCTTCACGGGACCCGGCCGCATCAGCCGCATCCTGATGCTCATCTTTGCCCTGCTGAACCTCAAGAACATGCCCTTTGTCTGGACC TACCGCATTTGGCACGCCATCATCTATCATTGCTTCATCCGCAAGTCCCCGCGCCTCGGCCCACGCTCCCTCTTCCGCCCCATGATCTCTCAGTCCCACGCGCCCATTATGGAGATCGACTACAACATCCACAAGTCCAACTCGACCTacttcgccgacctcgacgtctcCCGCACCCACCTCTGCACCTACCTTCTCCGCCCTGGCTTCCGCCAGCTCACCCACAACGCCACCACcaagctcgtcatcgacCCCAAGTCCGGCAAGCCCGCACGCGGCCCTCTCGGCATCatgctcggcgccgtccacTGCTCCTTCCGCCGCGAGATCACCGCCTACTCCCCCTACGAGATGTGGTCCCGCATCCTCTCCTGGGACCGCAAGTGGCTGTACGTCGTCACCCACTTCGTCCCCCGCGGCACCGCCCGCCCCACCGAGTGGCTCGACCCCAAGTTCGGCACCGCCCACGTGCGccgcaggccgtcgtcggccagcggcgacgccgacagcACCGCCgcgtgggagaagaagatctACGCCACGGGCGTGAGCAAGTACGTCTTCAAGATCGGCCGCCTGACGGTCCACCcggccgtcgccctcgaggcgAGCGAGCTGCTGCCCCAGCGGCCCGGCGGCTGgaccggcggcgacgccggcgtcggcgatgaggacgtcgacctgagcgacgtcgccgacgacggcgcctgGGACTGGAAGATGGtcgagaagaggaggcgCGAGGGCATGAAGTACGCCGCCGCGTTCGCCAGCATGGACGACCTGCACGGGtggctcgacggcgccgacggtggcgacGGGAGCGCGCTGGGCAAGTTTGGCCCTGGCTAA
- a CDS encoding Putative Zinc finger, CCCH-type produces MLNEDEIERAASQLAEYRSNNPLPQILDQYATLLEDYRRLRSDYEEERDARERYKQLARDQERNPFVLVLVDGDGYPFHERLLDKGADGGSTAAQLLNEAVKADLRSKGLEQCKIMIRIYANVAGLSKTLARAGLVGAEKRSLGPFIASFNRSYGLADYLDAGELKENADFKLRALMQLYADNAQCKHMYLAFCHDVGYVADLTPYVRGYSNKFTLIKAPGTRFHTQFTKLGMDIVEFPGVFRQTPLETAVPVRPTHNASASAAAAAKADNAPPPWTPSTANRVPTGPSPSPGGGDARQGNVCRFHAVGKCKYGKACKNIHVDRAASSTKWRRSSPDDLVSDTNNSLQDPEDRIFPGSNSQPSATTPAKDGTNHQREQQESHEREILELTRADSAFASSLPHKQDIPEGCIAVNTKNWRLDPYIPPSDPTISNRLNARISRHRVCNNFHLNGTCDAGDSCEYDHNPLDAESRSALEFIARSRPCSKRGGCRNAKCTNGHICQNSRCKHYGGKTHCKLPFLSHTEDLMVDRFIPGDMKSFHNNNNNNYTSQAWAADTSSTSSNAGEDEAYYPVSTPTLGEEEEREKFY; encoded by the coding sequence ATGCTCAACGAGGACGAAATAGAAAGGGCCGCAAGCCAACTCGCCGAGTATCGAAGCAATAACCCATTGCCGCAAATTCTAGACCAGTACGCGACCCTGCTCGAGGATTACAGGCGCCTCCGGAGCGACtacgaggaggagcgcgatgcgagagagagatacaAGCAGCTGGCCCGCGACCAGGAGCGCAACCCCTTCGTGCTTGTCctggtcgacggcgatggctACCCTTTCCACGAGAGGCTGCTCGACAAgggtgccgacggcgggaGCACCGCAGCCCAGCTGCTcaacgaggccgtcaaggccgaccTACGGAGCAAGGGCCTCGAGCAGTGCAAGATCATGATCCGCATCTACGCCAACGTCGCTGGCCTATCCAAGACCCTCGCGAgggccggcctcgtcggcgccgagaagcgcTCCCTCGGCCCCTTCATCGCTAGCTTCAACCGCTCCTACGGCCTTGCTGActacctcgacgccggcgagctAAAGGAGAACGCCGACTTCAAGCTGCGCGCCCTCATGCAATTGTACGCCGATAACGCACAATGCAAGCACATGTACCTGGCCTTCTGCCACGACGTCGGATACGTCGCCGACCTAACCCCCTACGTGAGGGGATACAGTAACAAGTTTACTCTCATAAAAGCCCCTGGCACCAGATTCCATACCCAGTTCACTAAGCTGGGTATGGACATTGTCGAGTTCCCTGGCGTCTTCCGCCAAACGCCCCTAGAGACGGCGGTCCCGGTTCGGCCCACTCACAACGCAtccgcgtccgccgccgccgctgccaagGCCGACAACGCACCGCCCCcctggacgccgtcgacggcaaaCCGAGTCCCTACCGGGCCATCCCCATcacccggcggcggagacgcAAGACAGGGAAATGTCTGTCGCTTTCACGCCGTCGGGAAGTGCAAGTACGGAAAGGCTTGCAAGAACATCCACGTCGACCGTGCGGCCTCCAGCACCAAGTGGAGGAGATCGAGTCCAGATGACCTAGTCTCGGACACCAACAACTCGTTACAAGACCCCGAGGACAGGATATTCCCGGGCTCTAATTCCCAACCGTCCGCTACAACTCCAGCCAAAGACGGTACGAACCACCAGCGAGAACAACAAGAAAGCCATGAGCGCGAGATCCTGGAGCTAACCCGGGCAGACTCGGCCTTCGCCTCGTCGTTACCCCATAAGCAAGATATCCCAGAAGGCTGCATCGCGGTCAACACGAAGAACTGGCGCCTCGATCCTTACATCCCGCCATCCGATCCCACAATCTCCAATCGCCTGAATGCCCGCATTAGCAGGCACCGGGTTTGTAACAACTTCCATCTAAACGGGACctgcgacgccggcgactcGTGCGAATACGACCACAACCCGCTTGACGCCGAGTCCAGGAGCGCACTCGAGTTCATCGCGCGCTCGAGGCCGTGCTCGAAGCGCGGCGGGTGCAGAAACGCCAAGTGTACAAACGGGCACATATGCCAAAATTCACGCTGCAAACATTATGGCGGCAAGACACACTGTAAACTGCCTTTCCTGTCCCACACCGAGGACTTAATGGTCGATAGGTTCATCCCCGGCGACATGAAATCATTCCACAACAATAACAATAATAATTATACTTCACAAGCCTGGGCTGCTGATACCAGCAGTACGAGCAGCAACGctggcgaagacgaagctTACTACCCCGTTTCAACACCGACCCtgggtgaggaggaggaaagagaaaagtTCTACTAG